A genomic segment from Chitinophaga niabensis encodes:
- a CDS encoding HesB/IscA family protein: protein METIAPSPIKLTSGAVQELNRIRQEDGFDASQYLRIGVKGGGCSGLSYVLGFDAKMEDDDIFELEGIPVVMKKAHGIYLLGMEIDFQNGLNARGFTFSNPNASSSCGCGTSFAV from the coding sequence ATGGAAACGATCGCACCCTCACCCATAAAATTGACCAGCGGCGCCGTTCAGGAGCTGAACCGTATCAGGCAGGAAGATGGCTTCGACGCATCCCAATACCTCCGTATTGGCGTTAAAGGCGGCGGTTGCTCAGGATTGTCCTACGTGCTGGGATTTGATGCTAAAATGGAAGACGATGATATTTTTGAACTGGAAGGCATTCCGGTAGTGATGAAGAAAGCACATGGCATCTATCTCCTTGGTATGGAAATAGACTTCCAGAATGGCCTGAATGCCCGCGGATTCACTTTCAGCAATCCCAATGCAAGTTCCAGCTGCGGCTGCGGTACTTCATTTGCGGTATAG
- a CDS encoding DUF3800 domain-containing protein — MDESGNHGLTQVDESFPVFLLCSVLIAESDYDTIRCSINELKHQFWNNKNVIFHSRDIRKCDKEFAVLFDLEKKAQFYDGINKIVAENNYTIIASAIRKDEYIKRFGRLANDVYEIALSFIIERAVFLLDDIRDSNKELEIIIEKRGSKEDKQLHEHFQRLMARGTGYVSAERLRAYNLSIVFKSKRENINGLQLADLVAYPIARYVIDRDRPNPSYDAIKDKVYSKKGRIYGLKVYP, encoded by the coding sequence ATGGATGAGAGTGGAAACCATGGACTGACGCAGGTAGATGAAAGTTTCCCGGTTTTCCTTTTATGCAGTGTATTAATTGCAGAGTCGGATTATGATACCATTAGATGTAGTATAAACGAATTAAAGCACCAGTTCTGGAACAACAAAAATGTAATCTTTCATTCCCGTGATATCAGAAAATGCGACAAGGAGTTTGCCGTATTATTTGATCTGGAAAAAAAGGCACAATTCTACGATGGGATTAATAAAATTGTAGCCGAAAACAACTACACCATAATAGCGTCCGCTATAAGAAAAGATGAATACATAAAGCGGTTTGGCCGTCTCGCAAATGATGTATACGAGATTGCCCTGTCCTTCATTATTGAGAGAGCTGTTTTTCTATTAGATGATATCAGAGATTCCAATAAAGAGCTGGAAATAATCATTGAAAAGCGAGGAAGCAAGGAGGACAAACAACTCCATGAACATTTTCAACGGCTAATGGCACGGGGAACCGGTTACGTTTCGGCGGAAAGGTTACGGGCATACAATCTTTCAATCGTTTTTAAAAGCAAAAGGGAGAATATAAATGGGCTACAACTGGCAGACCTCGTAGCCTATCCCATTGCACGTTACGTAATAGACAGGGATAGACCCAATCCCTCGTATGATGCTATTAAGGATAAAGTCTATTCAAAAAAAGGGCGGATCTACGGACTTAAGGTATATCCATAA
- the secDF gene encoding protein translocase subunit SecDF — protein sequence MQLKGLVRFFAVALILISLYQLSFTFVVRNYEKKIKTKAEDFVAHQYPTAEQKYAGNKEAQALYADTLNDLIKERTEQMLDSASGKQIAGFPWFTTYTSAKEKQLNLGLDLQGGMNVVLEVSVEDVVRALSGHSKDPAFNNAIKKAIELKKNSQSDFVTLFGEAYKQEAPNGKLASIFANAQQKQITFNSTNDQVLSVIRSESKAAIKNTYKVLQNRIDKFGVASPTINLDENRGIISVELAGVDDAARVRKYLQASANLEFRETYKSGEEFYLTVLQPMNEAIKISQGISAKKDSAAPAVKDTAATTAAAPVDSAASLTSLLAKDSGVAKLGSDSAKQLDALRDEQIKQNPLFAIFMPTVNEQGQILPSSMLGRIFPKDTATFRKYIETPGVKAILPKDLVFVYGPTNREDRSQPLPVYGIKVNPANPVAKITGERVTAAKADFGQDNHQVEVTMSMDNVGTRDWRNLTRALKPSNPNDARTFNYVAIVLDNVVYSAPSINSEIPNGNSSISGSFTLEEATDLANILVSGRMPAPAKIVQEQVVGPTLGQESIEAGAKSFIISFAVIFVLMLVYFNTGGWVANIALILNLLFTVGILASLGATLTMPGIAGLVLTIGMAVDTNVIIFERIKDELSRGKTYQQAVEDGYKRSYAPVLDGHITSLLTACILFYFGLGPVLGFATTQIIGILLSLFCGILVSRMITDWWTNKKRHLEYFTPISRRIFKHANYNFVGMRKYTYMISAVVLVLGIGSFFHGFDHGVDFSGGRSYTVRFEKPVNEEEVREKLSEIYGSETFVKTIGGKDQLNITTPYKIEDNSDAAVAEVKSKLFQGLKGYYAGNIDEQTFLNKFIVGSQTVLPTISDDLRAGAVKATVLSLIVIFLYILLRFSKWQYSIGTIFSLLHDVLVTLAVFSFCRTWVPFSLEIDQHFIAAILTVIGFSMNDTVIVFDRIRENFRLMKGADTKTVINRAINDTLSRTIMTSVTVFLTILILFIFGGEVTRGFAFAMLIGVITGAYSSIFVAAPILVDFDKKNTLSNEKEAVVIQKAPPLVSGK from the coding sequence ATGCAACTAAAAGGACTGGTTAGATTTTTTGCTGTCGCACTGATCCTTATCTCTTTGTATCAATTGTCCTTCACGTTCGTGGTACGGAACTATGAGAAAAAGATAAAGACCAAGGCCGAAGACTTTGTGGCCCACCAATATCCTACCGCTGAACAAAAGTATGCCGGTAACAAGGAAGCGCAAGCCCTTTATGCCGACACACTGAATGACCTGATCAAGGAAAGGACAGAACAAATGCTGGACAGCGCCAGTGGCAAGCAGATTGCGGGATTTCCCTGGTTTACCACCTATACCTCAGCGAAAGAAAAGCAACTGAACCTCGGTCTTGACCTGCAGGGCGGTATGAATGTGGTGTTGGAAGTAAGTGTAGAAGACGTAGTACGCGCGCTCTCCGGTCATTCCAAGGACCCGGCATTCAACAATGCCATTAAGAAAGCCATTGAGCTTAAAAAGAACAGCCAGTCCGATTTCGTGACCCTGTTTGGAGAAGCTTATAAACAAGAAGCACCAAATGGTAAGCTGGCTTCTATTTTCGCTAATGCACAGCAAAAGCAGATCACCTTCAACAGTACCAACGACCAGGTGCTGAGCGTGATCCGCAGCGAATCTAAAGCAGCTATCAAGAACACCTATAAAGTGTTGCAAAACCGGATCGACAAGTTCGGGGTAGCTTCTCCCACCATCAACCTGGATGAGAACCGCGGTATCATTTCCGTGGAACTGGCCGGTGTGGATGATGCCGCACGTGTACGCAAGTACCTGCAGGCAAGTGCCAACCTGGAATTCCGTGAAACATATAAAAGCGGTGAAGAATTCTATTTAACAGTACTGCAACCCATGAACGAGGCCATTAAGATCTCCCAGGGTATCTCTGCTAAAAAAGATTCTGCTGCTCCTGCTGTAAAGGATACTGCCGCTACCACTGCTGCAGCTCCTGTAGATTCAGCTGCCAGCCTTACCAGCCTGCTGGCTAAGGATTCAGGTGTTGCCAAACTGGGTTCAGACTCAGCCAAACAACTGGATGCGCTGCGTGATGAGCAGATCAAACAAAATCCACTGTTCGCTATTTTCATGCCTACAGTGAATGAACAAGGCCAGATCCTGCCCAGCTCAATGCTTGGCCGTATCTTCCCTAAAGACACCGCTACTTTCCGCAAGTACATAGAAACACCTGGTGTGAAGGCTATCCTGCCAAAAGACCTCGTGTTCGTATATGGCCCTACCAACCGTGAAGACCGTTCACAACCACTGCCTGTATATGGTATCAAAGTAAATCCTGCTAATCCTGTCGCTAAGATCACCGGTGAAAGGGTGACTGCAGCGAAAGCGGATTTCGGACAGGATAACCACCAGGTGGAAGTGACCATGAGCATGGATAACGTAGGTACACGCGACTGGCGTAACCTTACCCGCGCATTGAAACCTTCCAATCCTAACGATGCCCGTACATTTAACTATGTAGCCATCGTACTGGATAACGTAGTATACTCTGCACCTTCTATCAATAGCGAGATCCCGAACGGTAACTCTTCCATCAGCGGAAGTTTTACCCTGGAAGAAGCTACTGACCTTGCCAACATCCTGGTATCCGGTAGAATGCCTGCCCCTGCCAAGATTGTACAGGAGCAGGTAGTTGGGCCTACCCTCGGGCAGGAATCCATCGAAGCAGGTGCTAAATCTTTCATTATCTCTTTCGCTGTGATCTTCGTCCTGATGCTGGTGTACTTCAACACCGGCGGCTGGGTTGCGAACATCGCACTGATCCTCAACCTGCTGTTTACCGTAGGGATCCTTGCTTCACTGGGCGCCACGCTCACGATGCCTGGTATCGCCGGTCTGGTATTAACCATTGGTATGGCTGTGGATACGAACGTAATTATATTTGAAAGGATCAAGGATGAACTGAGCCGTGGTAAAACTTACCAGCAGGCGGTGGAAGACGGTTACAAACGTTCTTACGCGCCGGTACTGGATGGTCACATCACTTCCCTGCTCACCGCTTGTATCCTGTTCTACTTCGGTCTTGGCCCTGTATTGGGTTTTGCTACCACACAGATCATCGGTATCTTATTGTCCCTGTTCTGCGGTATCCTCGTATCCCGTATGATCACTGACTGGTGGACTAATAAGAAAAGACACCTGGAATACTTCACACCTATTTCCCGCAGGATCTTCAAACATGCCAACTACAACTTCGTAGGCATGCGTAAGTACACTTACATGATCTCTGCTGTAGTACTGGTACTGGGTATCGGTTCCTTCTTCCATGGTTTTGACCATGGTGTGGATTTCAGTGGCGGACGCAGCTACACTGTACGCTTCGAGAAACCAGTGAATGAAGAAGAAGTACGGGAGAAACTGAGCGAGATCTATGGCTCAGAAACTTTCGTGAAAACCATTGGTGGTAAAGATCAGCTGAACATCACCACGCCTTATAAGATTGAAGATAACTCCGACGCTGCTGTAGCTGAGGTGAAATCCAAACTCTTCCAGGGCCTGAAAGGATACTACGCTGGTAACATTGACGAGCAAACGTTCCTCAATAAATTCATTGTAGGTTCGCAGACAGTATTGCCCACTATCTCTGACGACTTAAGAGCTGGTGCGGTGAAAGCCACTGTGCTTTCCCTGATCGTGATCTTCCTGTACATCCTGTTGCGCTTCTCGAAATGGCAGTACTCTATCGGTACTATCTTCTCCCTGCTGCACGACGTATTGGTAACACTGGCAGTATTCTCTTTCTGCCGTACCTGGGTACCATTCTCCCTGGAGATCGACCAGCACTTTATTGCGGCGATCCTGACGGTGATAGGGTTCTCGATGAACGATACGGTGATCGTGTTTGACCGGATCCGTGAGAACTTCCGCCTGATGAAGGGTGCGGATACCAAAACAGTGATCAACCGTGCGATCAACGATACATTGAGCCGTACGATCATGACCTCTGTAACGGTGTTCCTGACCATCCTGATCCTCTTCATCTTCGGTGGTGAAGTAACCCGTGGTTTCGCCTTTGCGATGCTGATCGGTGTGATCACCGGTGCTTACTCTTCTATCTTCGTAGCTGCACCGATCCTGGTGGACTTCGATAAGAAGAATACCCTCTCTAACGAGAAAGAAGCGGTAGTGATACAGAAAGCTCCCCCGTTAGTAAGCGGCAAATAA
- a CDS encoding serine hydrolase, which yields MHNLTSAYLDTLLQARSARLGPVMNNPEEYRLQIIYTQINRKAGNQPVFTDYYYHVSPDRYFYPASTVKMPAAFLALEKLNRLKVDKYTPMYTDSLAGITTAVTEDTSSENTQPSVAHYIKKIFLVSDNDAFNRLYEFIGQEEFNRALWEKGYPSSQIRHRLDIALPQEANRHTNAIWFEKDGKVLYRQKDQVSTLSFAPRQDSVGKAHYKGSTLVNAPFDFSLKNRLLLADLHNILKSVIFPESVTSTQAFRLTEDDYRFLYRYMSQLPTETRHPAYDTAEFHHNYVKYLMGGANGNVALPAGLRIFNKPGWAYGFLTDVAYFVDFDHGVEFLLSATIYANKDGVIGDDKYDFETTGKPFLKALGEIIYEEELKRTKKYKPDLKRYKINYNGI from the coding sequence ATGCACAATTTAACATCAGCTTACCTGGATACCCTGCTGCAAGCCCGCAGTGCCAGGCTGGGCCCTGTTATGAACAACCCGGAGGAGTACCGCCTGCAGATAATTTATACACAGATCAACCGCAAAGCCGGCAACCAGCCTGTATTTACGGACTATTACTACCATGTTTCGCCAGACCGGTACTTCTACCCTGCTTCTACGGTAAAAATGCCCGCAGCCTTTCTGGCACTGGAAAAACTGAACCGCCTGAAAGTGGATAAATACACCCCCATGTATACAGATAGCCTGGCAGGCATCACTACGGCTGTTACGGAAGATACCTCTTCAGAAAACACACAACCCTCTGTGGCTCATTATATTAAGAAGATCTTCCTGGTGAGTGATAATGATGCTTTTAACCGGCTGTACGAGTTTATCGGGCAGGAAGAATTCAACCGGGCCCTCTGGGAAAAAGGTTATCCCTCCTCCCAGATCCGCCACCGGCTGGATATTGCTCTTCCCCAGGAAGCCAACCGCCACACCAATGCCATCTGGTTTGAAAAGGATGGGAAGGTGCTTTACCGGCAAAAAGACCAGGTGAGTACCCTCTCTTTTGCTCCCCGGCAGGATTCTGTGGGTAAGGCTCACTATAAAGGGTCCACCCTGGTCAATGCCCCTTTCGACTTCTCCCTTAAGAACCGCCTGCTGCTTGCAGACCTCCATAATATCCTCAAAAGTGTAATTTTTCCGGAAAGTGTAACTTCTACGCAAGCTTTTCGTTTAACAGAAGACGACTACCGTTTTTTATACCGGTATATGTCGCAATTGCCAACGGAAACACGCCACCCGGCTTATGATACAGCCGAATTCCATCACAACTATGTAAAATACCTGATGGGAGGCGCAAACGGAAACGTAGCATTACCCGCAGGCCTGCGGATTTTTAATAAACCAGGCTGGGCTTATGGTTTTTTGACAGACGTAGCATATTTTGTGGACTTTGACCATGGCGTGGAATTCCTCCTTTCTGCCACCATCTATGCCAATAAGGATGGGGTGATAGGAGATGATAAATATGACTTCGAAACAACAGGAAAACCATTCCTGAAAGCACTGGGGGAGATCATTTATGAAGAAGAATTAAAAAGGACCAAAAAATACAAACCAGATCTGAAGCGTTATAAAATAAACTACAATGGCATTTAA
- a CDS encoding DUF4397 domain-containing protein, whose protein sequence is MKNRFVALLAMVAVITGLSSCLKNNVTPEPPSTVIVFIQGSPAFSMDLLFNSKKANSAPFAFGESVGDRFAPANIKIDFNKAGSDSLLTSVTANFDTLEYHTIVLWGSSPVKSYNIREDFSTISREKANIRFINLVDDTNPVDFFVNNAKFSSSFYQDFQGSAEFQAVEANTVSFSVKDQAGNVLATLADKTLAPHYAYSIIYMGVKGQTGDKKPVIKILQH, encoded by the coding sequence ATGAAAAACCGATTCGTAGCACTGTTGGCAATGGTTGCAGTGATCACAGGCCTGTCTTCCTGTTTAAAGAATAACGTGACACCGGAACCACCCAGTACTGTAATTGTTTTCATCCAGGGGTCTCCCGCTTTTAGCATGGACCTTTTATTCAATTCCAAGAAAGCGAACTCGGCTCCTTTTGCATTTGGTGAATCCGTTGGGGACAGGTTTGCACCTGCCAATATAAAGATCGATTTTAATAAAGCAGGTTCGGATAGCCTGCTGACCAGCGTAACTGCCAACTTCGACACGCTGGAATATCATACTATTGTTCTCTGGGGCAGTTCTCCGGTAAAATCTTATAATATCAGGGAAGATTTTTCCACCATCTCCCGTGAAAAAGCAAACATCCGCTTCATTAATTTAGTAGATGATACCAATCCGGTGGACTTCTTTGTCAATAACGCCAAATTTTCCAGCAGTTTTTATCAGGACTTCCAGGGTAGCGCTGAGTTCCAGGCTGTAGAGGCCAATACAGTGAGCTTCTCAGTGAAAGATCAGGCTGGCAACGTACTTGCAACGCTGGCTGACAAAACCCTGGCTCCCCATTATGCGTACAGCATTATTTACATGGGTGTAAAAGGACAAACAGGTGATAAAAAACCAGTGATCAAGATCCTGCAACACTAG
- a CDS encoding pyridoxal phosphate-dependent aminotransferase: protein MQLAERLSRISVPQTIRMAKLSRELKAQGIDIVDLSIGEPDFDTPVHIREAAKKAIDEGYTHYTPVAGYADLKQAVAYKLKRDNGLEYSPEQIVVSTGAKQSIANSVLSLVNPGEEVIIPTPYWVTYSELVKLCQGVVKFVPCPIEQDYKITPQQLEAAITPNTKLFMFSSPCNPTGSVYSRKELEGLAAVFEKHPQIFIISDEIYEYINYVGEHVSIASFGSLKERTIIINGLSKGFAMTGWRLGYLAAPLEIAKAADMVQSQFTSATSSITQRAAITALRGELDTAKEMVAAFRERRAFIFKALRDIPGLVVNEPDGAFYMFPNVSSFFGRSYEGEQINNADDLCMYLLHKANVTVVSGRAFEQPECIRISYATGMDRIQEGMKRMKEWLGKLK, encoded by the coding sequence ATGCAATTAGCAGAAAGATTATCACGCATCTCCGTACCGCAAACCATCAGAATGGCTAAACTCAGCCGTGAACTGAAAGCACAGGGAATTGACATCGTAGATCTCAGCATCGGCGAACCGGATTTTGACACCCCTGTACATATACGCGAAGCTGCCAAAAAAGCAATTGACGAAGGATATACACATTATACGCCCGTAGCTGGTTATGCAGACCTTAAGCAGGCAGTTGCCTATAAACTGAAAAGAGATAACGGCCTTGAATACAGCCCGGAACAGATCGTTGTATCTACCGGTGCTAAACAAAGCATTGCCAACAGTGTACTCAGCCTGGTGAATCCGGGAGAAGAAGTGATCATTCCCACTCCTTATTGGGTTACTTATTCAGAACTGGTGAAACTCTGCCAAGGCGTGGTAAAATTTGTGCCCTGCCCTATCGAACAGGATTACAAGATCACGCCGCAGCAACTGGAAGCTGCCATCACCCCCAATACAAAGCTCTTCATGTTCTCCTCTCCCTGTAACCCTACAGGTTCTGTTTATTCAAGGAAAGAACTGGAAGGCCTGGCAGCAGTATTTGAAAAACACCCGCAGATCTTCATCATTTCAGATGAGATCTATGAATACATTAATTATGTAGGTGAACATGTAAGTATTGCCAGCTTCGGCAGCTTAAAAGAACGTACTATTATCATCAACGGCCTCAGTAAAGGATTTGCCATGACGGGCTGGCGCCTTGGTTACCTGGCTGCTCCGCTGGAAATTGCCAAAGCTGCAGACATGGTGCAAAGCCAGTTCACTTCCGCCACCAGCTCTATTACGCAACGTGCCGCTATCACGGCATTGCGCGGTGAGTTAGATACTGCAAAAGAAATGGTAGCAGCCTTCCGCGAACGCAGGGCTTTCATCTTTAAAGCACTCAGGGATATTCCCGGGTTAGTTGTAAATGAGCCGGATGGCGCATTTTACATGTTCCCCAACGTGAGCAGTTTCTTCGGAAGATCTTATGAAGGTGAGCAGATCAACAACGCAGACGACCTGTGCATGTACCTCCTGCACAAAGCCAATGTAACCGTGGTATCTGGCCGTGCATTTGAGCAACCGGAATGTATACGTATTTCTTACGCTACCGGTATGGACCGTATACAGGAAGGAATGAAACGGATGAAGGAATGGTTAGGTAAATTGAAATAA
- the coaE gene encoding dephospho-CoA kinase (Dephospho-CoA kinase (CoaE) performs the final step in coenzyme A biosynthesis.) produces MQIIGITGGIGSGKSTVARIFSLLGIPVYSADDAAKEIMVKDLQLIEEIKAHFGAESYLPDGSLNRKYIANIVFNDKSQLEKLNSIVHPATIRDSEAWARKQKSPYVIKEAALMFESESFHHVDKVIGVYAPESLRILRVMKRDGVSRNEVLARIHKQIDDRIKMKLSDHVIYNDEQQMVIPQVLALHKLFQQG; encoded by the coding sequence ATGCAAATCATTGGCATTACCGGCGGAATAGGATCAGGAAAAAGTACAGTGGCCAGGATCTTCTCATTACTTGGCATACCTGTTTATTCAGCGGATGATGCTGCAAAAGAGATCATGGTGAAAGATCTGCAGCTCATTGAGGAGATCAAAGCGCACTTTGGTGCGGAGTCTTACCTGCCGGATGGCAGCCTCAACCGGAAATACATTGCCAATATTGTATTCAATGACAAGTCGCAACTGGAAAAGCTCAATTCCATTGTGCATCCCGCTACCATCCGGGATTCTGAGGCCTGGGCACGTAAACAGAAATCCCCTTACGTGATCAAAGAGGCCGCGCTGATGTTTGAATCAGAATCTTTTCATCATGTAGATAAAGTGATTGGCGTTTATGCACCTGAATCCCTGCGCATACTGCGTGTTATGAAAAGGGACGGCGTGAGCCGCAACGAGGTGCTGGCCAGGATACACAAGCAGATCGACGACCGCATTAAAATGAAGTTATCCGATCATGTGATCTATAATGATGAGCAACAGATGGTGATACCACAGGTGCTGGCCCTGCATAAGTTATTTCAGCAGGGCTGA
- the yajC gene encoding preprotein translocase subunit YajC, translating to MYNLLNVFLMTPPAGGANGGFGGMGSLLFFGGMILVMWLFMIRPQTKKAKLQKQFIDNLKEGDKIVTIAGIHGKVKKINSETNTLQIEVSPGTFLTVERSAVSMEYTTAVNKAAETK from the coding sequence ATGTACAACTTATTAAATGTTTTCTTAATGACGCCACCAGCTGGTGGTGCTAACGGCGGCTTTGGCGGAATGGGCTCCCTGCTCTTCTTTGGTGGTATGATCCTGGTAATGTGGTTGTTCATGATCCGTCCTCAAACCAAAAAAGCCAAATTGCAAAAGCAATTCATCGACAACCTGAAAGAAGGTGATAAAATTGTTACCATCGCAGGTATCCACGGTAAGGTGAAAAAGATCAACAGCGAAACCAACACACTGCAGATAGAAGTTAGCCCGGGTACTTTCCTGACGGTTGAACGTTCTGCTGTAAGTATGGAATATACTACTGCAGTGAATAAAGCTGCTGAAACAAAGTAA
- a CDS encoding DUF1573 domain-containing protein → MKALLFTFFAAMLAVTACNNQGTKSEKGNVLDTATAGGHYPVMTFEKQLHDFGNVTEGEVVEYSFKFTNTGEKDLLINNAEASCGCTVPEWPKEPIKPGESGYMKVKFDSKGRPEGHTEKELYIQANTNPPMMNGPRIQCMIVKKK, encoded by the coding sequence ATGAAAGCGCTTTTATTTACTTTTTTTGCAGCAATGCTGGCTGTTACGGCCTGTAACAACCAGGGCACAAAGTCAGAAAAAGGCAATGTATTGGATACTGCTACCGCGGGTGGCCATTATCCCGTAATGACCTTCGAAAAGCAACTCCACGATTTTGGAAATGTTACTGAAGGAGAAGTAGTGGAATATTCATTCAAATTCACCAACACAGGGGAAAAAGACCTGCTGATCAATAATGCGGAAGCCAGCTGCGGCTGTACGGTGCCGGAATGGCCCAAAGAACCCATTAAACCAGGGGAAAGCGGGTACATGAAGGTGAAGTTCGACAGTAAGGGAAGGCCGGAAGGACATACGGAAAAGGAACTCTATATCCAGGCCAATACGAATCCCCCCATGATGAACGGACCAAGGATCCAATGCATGATCGTAAAGAAGAAATAG
- the nusB gene encoding transcription antitermination factor NusB, translated as MISRRNIRVKVMQTLYAMDTMEQGTVKPGTATSLLNEKLDQTSQIFTYLLFSVARIAQYAETDAQVRASKHLPSAEDLAVNTKIAGNDFVFQVLGDKGFQVNLDSWKLRRLEDQELIRKLYNQLVESDIYKAYIAEPGRDKAKEKQIIEYIYKEILEKSEAFRQHMEDSFIHWGDDEEMMTILVGNFFSKPQLFNFLQLISREKLEYAKELLLTVLDKKEYTLELIKPKLQNWDPERIAAVDMLLMEMGVCEFLYFPTIPTKVTINEYIDLAKAYSTPQSGQFVNGILDNILKDLVQENLIQKTDRNKK; from the coding sequence ATGATCAGTAGAAGAAACATCCGGGTAAAAGTTATGCAAACATTGTATGCCATGGACACCATGGAGCAGGGAACGGTTAAACCCGGCACTGCAACGAGTTTGCTGAATGAAAAGTTAGATCAGACCAGCCAGATATTCACGTATTTGCTGTTTTCCGTGGCCCGTATAGCACAATACGCGGAAACGGATGCACAGGTCAGGGCTTCCAAACACCTGCCCAGCGCAGAGGATTTGGCCGTGAACACCAAAATAGCGGGGAATGACTTTGTTTTCCAGGTACTGGGAGATAAGGGGTTCCAGGTAAACCTGGACAGTTGGAAGCTCCGCAGGCTGGAGGACCAGGAACTGATCCGCAAGCTGTATAACCAGCTGGTGGAATCAGACATCTACAAAGCCTATATCGCAGAGCCGGGCAGGGACAAAGCGAAGGAAAAGCAAATTATCGAGTACATCTATAAAGAGATCCTTGAAAAGAGTGAAGCCTTCCGCCAGCATATGGAAGACAGCTTTATTCACTGGGGCGATGACGAAGAAATGATGACCATCCTGGTCGGGAACTTCTTCTCCAAACCACAGTTATTCAACTTCCTGCAGCTGATCAGCCGTGAGAAACTGGAATATGCCAAGGAACTGCTGCTGACCGTACTGGATAAAAAGGAGTATACACTGGAGCTGATCAAACCTAAATTGCAGAACTGGGACCCGGAACGTATCGCTGCTGTGGACATGCTGCTGATGGAAATGGGGGTTTGCGAATTCCTCTACTTCCCCACCATCCCTACCAAAGTAACCATCAACGAGTACATAGACCTGGCTAAAGCTTACAGCACACCGCAAAGCGGCCAGTTTGTGAACGGAATACTGGATAATATACTGAAAGACCTGGTGCAGGAAAACCTGATCCAGAAAACTGACCGGAATAAAAAATAA
- a CDS encoding co-chaperone GroES, translating to MAKKLSIKPLADRVIVKPAAAEEKTSGGIIIPDTAKEKPQRGTVVAAGPGKKDEPVTVKVGDTVLYGKYSGQEIPFEGEEYLIMRESDILAII from the coding sequence ATGGCTAAAAAATTAAGTATTAAACCTCTGGCAGACAGGGTTATTGTAAAACCCGCAGCAGCAGAAGAAAAAACCTCTGGTGGCATCATCATCCCCGATACCGCTAAAGAAAAACCTCAGCGTGGAACTGTAGTAGCAGCTGGTCCCGGTAAAAAAGATGAGCCTGTTACTGTTAAAGTTGGCGATACTGTTCTTTACGGTAAATATTCCGGCCAGGAAATTCCATTTGAAGGAGAAGAATACCTGATCATGCGTGAATCTGATATCCTGGCTATTATCTAA